The following are from one region of the Leptospiraceae bacterium genome:
- a CDS encoding MarR family transcriptional regulator: MKKTILPPNKEVQKKIFTKIKSENNQSDLSLLNCITEIIQFSTIVSTSFELHFSRYKLSQPGFLTIMLLYSDNESDWTAIRLAKELGVKPPTMTGILDTLEKNDFIQRTPSKEDRRVIQVTLSKNGIKQLKKILPDHLQRIYSAFQFFNENFQTKQRKLFSMILESLENLNKKES, encoded by the coding sequence ATGAAAAAGACAATATTACCTCCAAACAAAGAAGTTCAAAAAAAGATTTTTACAAAAATCAAATCTGAGAATAACCAATCCGATCTATCTTTGCTAAATTGTATTACAGAGATTATACAATTTTCTACGATTGTAAGCACATCATTCGAATTACATTTTTCTAGGTACAAACTATCGCAACCTGGGTTTCTTACCATCATGCTTCTTTACTCGGATAACGAAAGTGATTGGACTGCAATCCGATTGGCAAAAGAACTAGGTGTCAAACCTCCAACTATGACCGGAATACTAGACACTTTAGAAAAAAACGATTTTATACAAAGAACACCATCGAAAGAAGATAGAAGAGTTATTCAAGTAACATTAAGTAAAAATGGAATTAAACAATTAAAAAAAATTTTACCAGATCATTTGCAAAGAATATATTCTGCATTTCAATTCTTCAATGAAAATTTTCAAACTAAACAACGAAAATTATTTTCTATGATTCTAGAATCTTTGGAAAATTTGAATAAGAAAGAAAGTTAA
- a CDS encoding cytochrome b/b6 domain-containing protein, translating to MQTTTEFVHSKLTRIIHTISAILIFGLFGIGTAMVQLDDENTKTILYRAHTFSGLLLVILTFIRIYKRIKSSHPTPIGIGGAHKILYTATHWFIYITVLLIGMSGASTMILNNVNFININPAVLDRDLLSVNIHEIVTKLILILVFIHVTGVILYQFTKGNILARMAINAPFGKVNKS from the coding sequence ATGCAAACTACAACAGAATTTGTTCACTCAAAATTAACTAGAATTATACATACCATTTCAGCGATTTTAATTTTTGGCTTATTTGGTATTGGGACAGCGATGGTTCAGTTGGACGATGAAAATACTAAGACCATTCTATATCGAGCACATACATTTAGTGGTTTGTTGCTAGTTATATTGACTTTCATCAGAATTTATAAACGAATCAAAAGTTCGCATCCAACGCCAATTGGAATCGGAGGAGCACATAAGATACTTTATACTGCTACACATTGGTTCATTTATATAACAGTTTTACTTATTGGAATGAGTGGGGCAAGCACTATGATTTTGAACAATGTGAATTTTATAAATATCAATCCTGCCGTTTTAGATAGAGATTTGTTATCTGTAAATATTCATGAAATTGTTACCAAATTAATATTGATTCTTGTATTTATCCATGTAACAGGCGTTATCCTCTACCAATTCACAAAGGGAAATATATTGGCAAGGATGGCAATCAATGCTCCCTTCGGAAAAGTTAATAAGAGTTAA
- a CDS encoding Eco57I restriction-modification methylase domain-containing protein, with the protein MNPKDIISQKVEDFAKNEKVYKSKDFQETEARNRFIDPLFEALGWNLNQTNIPKKLWDVHREYSQKDNSSTKKPDYAFRVDAKLKFFVEAKAPHVPLTDKDPVFQAKRYAYSTNGKAPIIILTDFEEFRVFNALQKPNYDNPLQGVLKEFDFKYVDYLDKWDLLVENFSREAVLSGSLDRLRGKISKSTKKLDEEFLDEMIAWRENLAKHIAIKNESLTVDELNEAVQRILDRLIFIRQLEDRNIVDENTLFGFAKKENLYKEILPLFGELNGKYNGLLFKPHFSEKLIVEDKIIKDVIKDLCYPRSPFQFDVIEPEILGRIYEKFLGSKIRLTVGHQAKVEEKPEVVHANGVYYTPEYIVNYIVKETVGKKTENKTPEEISKIKILDPACGSGSFLLGAYQYLLNWHVDYYKSKIIVHKPEANGIDSSKKKNSIPTKFKDDFFFDADGEVKLTTKKKGEILVNNIFGVDIDREATEVAILSLYLKLLEEGLDEDGYLFLKGKVLPDMTNNIKCGNSLISREDLFSNNMFGITDIKAFDWKKEFPFNGFDCIIGNPPYIKTQEMQKFQPEVVELYKKIFTSGKAGNLDIYVLFIEKGLQLLSEDGLLGYICPHKFFNSNYGVAIRNIVKEKRNIQKILHFGVNQIFENATTYTCLLFLGQNANVDFDYFEFKSETKEMQEKVEKGINYFPVEFTKLSQENWVFVNSENDSFLDTMCKGNSLLEEITTNIFQGPKAGADPVFIIKMIKEGSKVSECYSSTIGVNFKIENSIIKPYVKGKFIKRYSIDRNDEYIIFPYSQDGKLIEENNLRDKYPLAYEYLSNKENKKILLAREEGRFKNIWWSYSRPQNMQILNSFKLLTPFNAFNASYSLDDKGDFIFSAGVSGAYGILLKKELNISYYYLLGLLNSKPLDRFLKTISTALRGAYYSYENKYIRQLPIYIPDSSDKEKYPLTQKIEELVKQILELQKKGKTEDAEFLEKKIDEMVEKLYGVKGTNE; encoded by the coding sequence ATGAACCCAAAAGATATTATTTCCCAGAAAGTTGAAGACTTTGCTAAGAATGAAAAAGTTTATAAAAGTAAGGACTTTCAGGAAACGGAAGCAAGAAATAGATTTATTGATCCACTCTTTGAAGCACTTGGTTGGAATTTGAATCAAACTAATATTCCAAAAAAACTTTGGGATGTTCATAGAGAGTATTCTCAGAAGGATAATTCAAGCACGAAGAAACCAGATTACGCATTTAGGGTTGATGCAAAATTAAAATTCTTTGTAGAAGCAAAAGCACCTCATGTTCCACTCACCGACAAAGACCCTGTGTTCCAAGCAAAACGTTATGCGTATTCCACAAACGGTAAGGCACCTATCATTATCCTCACAGACTTTGAAGAGTTTCGTGTATTCAATGCCTTACAAAAGCCTAATTATGATAATCCGTTACAAGGAGTATTAAAAGAATTTGATTTCAAGTATGTAGATTATTTGGATAAGTGGGATTTGCTTGTAGAAAATTTTTCAAGAGAAGCTGTGCTTTCTGGAAGCTTAGATAGACTGAGAGGAAAAATTTCTAAGAGCACAAAAAAATTAGATGAAGAATTTTTAGATGAGATGATTGCTTGGCGGGAAAACTTAGCCAAACATATTGCTATTAAAAATGAATCTTTGACTGTAGATGAATTAAACGAAGCAGTCCAAAGAATTTTAGACCGGCTAATCTTTATTCGCCAGTTGGAAGATAGAAATATAGTCGATGAAAATACTCTTTTTGGTTTTGCTAAAAAAGAAAATCTTTATAAAGAAATTCTTCCTCTCTTCGGTGAGTTAAATGGAAAATACAACGGACTTTTATTCAAACCACATTTTAGTGAAAAGCTAATTGTAGAAGACAAAATCATAAAAGATGTAATAAAAGATTTGTGCTACCCTCGTTCTCCTTTCCAATTCGATGTAATTGAACCAGAAATTTTAGGTAGGATTTATGAGAAATTTTTAGGCTCAAAAATACGATTAACTGTTGGGCACCAAGCAAAAGTTGAAGAAAAACCAGAAGTCGTTCATGCAAATGGAGTATACTACACACCTGAATACATTGTCAATTACATCGTGAAGGAAACGGTTGGCAAGAAAACCGAAAACAAAACTCCAGAAGAAATTTCTAAAATTAAAATCCTAGATCCAGCTTGTGGAAGCGGTAGTTTTCTGTTAGGCGCATATCAATATCTATTGAATTGGCATGTTGATTATTACAAATCCAAAATCATAGTTCATAAACCAGAAGCAAATGGAATCGACTCTTCTAAAAAGAAAAATTCCATTCCCACCAAATTTAAAGATGATTTCTTTTTTGATGCAGATGGAGAAGTAAAACTCACAACAAAAAAGAAAGGAGAGATTCTCGTAAACAATATCTTTGGAGTAGACATTGACCGTGAGGCGACAGAGGTTGCAATACTTAGTCTCTATCTCAAACTATTAGAAGAAGGATTGGATGAGGACGGATATTTATTTCTAAAAGGTAAAGTTCTTCCCGACATGACAAACAATATCAAGTGCGGGAATAGTTTGATTAGCCGCGAAGATTTATTTTCAAATAATATGTTTGGCATTACCGATATAAAAGCTTTTGATTGGAAGAAAGAATTTCCATTCAATGGATTTGATTGTATCATAGGCAATCCGCCATATATTAAAACACAAGAGATGCAAAAGTTCCAACCGGAAGTAGTTGAGTTGTATAAAAAGATTTTTACATCCGGTAAAGCAGGTAATTTAGATATATACGTTCTATTCATTGAAAAGGGATTACAGTTGTTAAGCGAAGATGGATTGCTTGGATATATTTGTCCTCATAAATTTTTTAATTCAAATTATGGAGTAGCAATTAGAAATATTGTAAAAGAAAAAAGGAATATTCAGAAAATACTGCATTTTGGAGTAAATCAAATATTTGAAAATGCTACAACCTATACTTGCCTTTTATTCTTAGGACAAAATGCAAACGTTGATTTTGATTATTTTGAATTCAAAAGTGAAACAAAGGAAATGCAAGAAAAAGTAGAAAAAGGAATAAACTACTTTCCAGTTGAATTTACTAAATTATCCCAAGAAAATTGGGTGTTTGTAAATTCTGAAAATGATTCCTTTCTAGATACGATGTGTAAAGGTAATTCACTGCTAGAAGAAATTACTACAAATATTTTTCAAGGTCCAAAAGCAGGAGCCGATCCAGTTTTTATTATTAAAATGATTAAGGAAGGTAGTAAAGTAAGTGAATGTTACTCGTCTACTATTGGTGTAAATTTTAAAATAGAAAACTCAATCATTAAGCCATATGTAAAGGGAAAGTTTATAAAAAGATATTCTATTGATAGAAATGATGAGTATATAATATTCCCATATTCACAAGATGGAAAATTAATCGAAGAAAATAATCTAAGAGATAAATACCCGTTAGCCTATGAATACTTATCAAATAAAGAGAATAAAAAAATTCTTTTAGCCAGAGAAGAGGGAAGATTTAAAAATATTTGGTGGTCATACAGTCGTCCACAAAATATGCAAATACTAAATAGCTTCAAACTTTTAACTCCATTCAATGCGTTTAATGCTTCTTATTCTCTGGATGATAAAGGAGATTTTATTTTTAGCGCCGGAGTTTCAGGAGCTTACGGAATTCTTCTTAAAAAGGAACTCAATATTTCTTATTATTATTTATTAGGTCTTTTAAACTCAAAACCTTTAGATCGATTTTTGAAAACTATATCAACCGCTTTAAGGGGAGCTTATTATTCCTACGAAAATAAATACATTCGCCAACTCCCTATCTACATTCCAGACTCATCGGATAAGGAAAAGTATCCGCTAACACAAAAAATCGAAGAGTTGGTAAAACAAATTTTAGAATTACAAAAGAAAGGCAAAACTGAGGATGCTGAATTTCTGGAAAAAAAGATTGATGAAATGGTGGAAAAGTTGTATGGGGTTAAAGGAACAAATGAATAA
- a CDS encoding type II toxin-antitoxin system RelE/ParE family toxin: MEEKYKLEPSAKKDIKESVVYYEEKKEGLGGEFIDEVNLKIQEIAEKPEKYPLFHKEARKASLKRFPFNIIYGIKDAFISIIGVWHKSRDPNQLEKRIDDE; this comes from the coding sequence TTGGAAGAAAAATACAAACTAGAACCATCAGCTAAAAAAGATATTAAAGAATCAGTAGTCTACTACGAGGAAAAAAAGGAAGGTCTAGGTGGAGAATTTATTGATGAAGTAAATTTAAAAATACAAGAGATTGCAGAAAAACCGGAGAAGTATCCTCTTTTTCATAAAGAAGCAAGAAAAGCATCTTTAAAAAGATTTCCTTTTAATATTATTTATGGAATCAAAGACGCTTTTATTTCTATTATAGGTGTATGGCATAAGAGTAGAGACCCAAATCAATTAGAAAAAAGAATTGATGATGAATAA
- a CDS encoding DUF262 domain-containing protein, producing the protein MSYQPISVKEVVNRINANTNGWFLPPVQRPYVWGSRYESEKFICKLFDSLLRRYPIGGIIIWNTDKEIPYREFMQEYTFNDIPAFVDKGLWSRSDKWFVYDGQQRMQTLYSCLKYSLNKRVLIFDSLFKLDEALDDPNATGFSFIDKNENVEPRYIRLNELFAKQENEKTNFRQGLIRKIENISDDDATTVETNIDNLWDVFVKEDAKTISYFPISQKDVNVVNEIFQRLNTGGIPLSQADLLLSRIKEIKYDFEESLQNFSKTIYDVTGKGFLFDYYSILQIINLIVKGSIRIDPDKTKENELKKYIDIWQKLELPLQEFFSDFIWGVFKINNSSIVPRKLAFYPIIIYLYELSQKGKNWRSLDISNVKRIKKYFILSQINDWNIQSIVDNFSSLIVEQFSDNTKGIDFPLDVFINTLNASKKRNTDLFETNFIDYHWLSLKVLMPARIFQFEPDTKGRFNPEIDHIFPVNLDNQNQDYKEFVDILWNMQPVKGDINNYKRKKHPKVFFSSDDGKKYIGEYDFLPTQDLNNQLWHDYISFINERKILMITFLKNEYEIDLKN; encoded by the coding sequence ATGTCGTACCAACCAATTTCAGTAAAAGAAGTAGTAAATAGAATTAATGCGAATACGAATGGATGGTTTTTACCACCAGTTCAAAGACCTTATGTCTGGGGGAGTAGATATGAGAGTGAAAAATTTATTTGTAAGTTATTTGATTCACTTCTTAGAAGATATCCTATTGGAGGAATCATTATATGGAATACTGATAAGGAAATACCATACAGAGAATTTATGCAGGAATACACTTTTAACGATATTCCTGCATTTGTTGATAAAGGTCTTTGGAGCAGAAGTGATAAATGGTTTGTTTATGATGGTCAACAAAGAATGCAAACTCTATACTCATGCTTAAAGTATAGTTTAAACAAGAGAGTATTAATTTTTGATTCTCTTTTTAAACTTGATGAAGCATTAGATGACCCTAATGCAACCGGCTTTAGCTTCATTGATAAAAATGAGAATGTTGAGCCAAGATACATTAGATTGAATGAGTTATTTGCAAAACAGGAAAATGAAAAAACTAATTTCAGACAGGGATTAATTAGGAAAATAGAAAACATATCAGACGATGATGCTACGACTGTAGAAACGAATATAGATAACTTATGGGATGTTTTTGTAAAAGAGGATGCGAAAACAATTTCATATTTTCCTATTTCACAGAAAGATGTAAATGTTGTAAATGAAATATTCCAAAGGTTGAATACAGGCGGAATTCCACTTTCACAAGCTGATTTGCTTTTATCAAGAATAAAAGAGATTAAATATGATTTTGAAGAAAGTCTACAAAATTTTTCTAAGACCATCTACGATGTTACTGGTAAAGGCTTTTTATTTGATTATTACAGTATCCTCCAAATAATTAATTTAATAGTTAAGGGGAGTATCAGAATTGACCCCGATAAAACAAAAGAAAATGAATTGAAAAAGTATATTGATATTTGGCAAAAGTTAGAATTACCTTTACAAGAATTTTTTTCTGATTTTATTTGGGGAGTTTTTAAAATAAACAATTCTTCCATTGTTCCGAGAAAGCTTGCCTTCTATCCTATAATAATTTATCTTTATGAATTATCTCAGAAAGGCAAAAACTGGAGAAGCCTCGATATCTCTAATGTAAAGCGAATAAAGAAATATTTTATTCTTTCTCAAATAAATGATTGGAATATACAAAGCATCGTGGATAATTTTTCATCCTTGATAGTTGAACAATTTAGCGATAACACTAAGGGTATTGACTTTCCTCTTGATGTCTTCATTAATACACTAAATGCTAGCAAAAAGCGAAACACGGATTTATTCGAGACAAATTTTATAGATTATCATTGGCTTTCTTTAAAAGTCTTAATGCCTGCAAGAATATTTCAATTCGAACCAGATACAAAAGGAAGATTTAATCCTGAAATTGACCATATATTTCCGGTCAATCTAGATAATCAAAATCAAGACTATAAAGAATTCGTTGACATTTTATGGAACATGCAACCTGTTAAAGGTGATATCAATAATTATAAAAGAAAAAAACATCCAAAAGTATTTTTCTCTAGCGATGATGGGAAAAAATATATTGGAGAATATGACTTTTTACCAACCCAAGATTTAAATAATCAGTTATGGCATGATTACATTAGTTTTATAAATGAAAGAAAAATATTAATGATAACTTTCTTGAAAAATGAATATGAAATAGATTTAAAAAATTAA